One genomic region from Terriglobales bacterium encodes:
- a CDS encoding DinB family protein, with product MTKRLPLFLLLAVAVYAQEKKPTTLRDLLLSELRSTHNKAEWFVPANTAVKGLTAEQASWTDGKGNHSVGQLAHHLVFWNRQSLAKLKGETPEKFSGNNDETFNKFDSKSWNETVQQLDQVLTDLEKWVETADEAKLKESAQTLTHISTHNAYHIGQIIYVRKEQGSWDPKNGVN from the coding sequence ATGACAAAACGCTTGCCGTTGTTTCTGCTGTTGGCTGTTGCCGTTTATGCGCAAGAGAAGAAACCCACGACTCTTCGCGACCTACTACTGTCCGAGCTGCGCTCGACACACAACAAGGCGGAATGGTTCGTCCCGGCAAACACCGCAGTAAAGGGACTGACTGCTGAGCAGGCCAGTTGGACCGACGGCAAAGGAAATCACTCGGTTGGCCAGCTTGCCCATCACCTGGTGTTCTGGAATCGGCAAAGCCTCGCCAAACTCAAAGGCGAGACGCCAGAAAAATTCAGCGGCAACAACGACGAGACTTTCAACAAGTTCGACAGCAAGTCCTGGAATGAAACCGTACAACAGCTAGATCAGGTTCTCACCGACCTTGAGAAGTGGGTCGAAACCGCAGACGAAGCAAAACTGAAGGAGTCTGCCCAGACGCTTACCCACATCAGCACTCACAACGCCTACCACATCGGTCAGATCATCTACGTCCGCAAAGAACAAGGCTCGTGGGATCCGAAGAACGGGGTGAACTAA
- a CDS encoding transposase, whose amino-acid sequence MVRARDVFLEIFEQVRKGYGFEVIGFVVMPEHIHILISEPKRKTIPIVMQVLKQRVGLRLLPKRRPRAQREFWETIRRHFWQPRSYDFNVYSDRKVTEKLRYMHRNPVRRGLVSSPELWRWSSYRAFAFGEQGVVKLNWQPERKKRNANPNRERGVPDILAAHPSKTAKDGAPTFSTHQRKPK is encoded by the coding sequence GTGGTCCGAGCGCGTGATGTATTTCTCGAGATCTTTGAGCAGGTTCGCAAGGGCTATGGTTTCGAGGTCATTGGATTCGTGGTTATGCCTGAGCACATCCATATCCTGATCAGCGAGCCAAAGCGAAAGACAATTCCCATTGTGATGCAGGTTCTGAAGCAGAGAGTGGGACTGCGACTGCTTCCTAAGCGCCGGCCTCGTGCTCAGCGTGAGTTCTGGGAGACCATCCGCCGACACTTTTGGCAGCCACGCTCTTATGACTTCAACGTGTACTCGGATCGGAAAGTGACCGAGAAGTTGCGTTACATGCATCGAAACCCGGTGCGGCGAGGATTGGTTTCTTCGCCTGAGCTGTGGAGGTGGAGCAGCTATCGGGCGTTTGCTTTCGGTGAGCAAGGAGTGGTGAAACTGAACTGGCAGCCGGAGCGCAAGAAGCGAAACGCAAATCCAAATCGGGAAAGGGGCGTCCCCGACATCCTCGCAGCCCACCCTTCGAAAACCGCGAAGGATGGGGCACCCACATTCTCGACCCATCAGCGAAAACCGAAATGA